A genomic stretch from Doryrhamphus excisus isolate RoL2022-K1 chromosome 23, RoL_Dexc_1.0, whole genome shotgun sequence includes:
- the LOC131110421 gene encoding growth/differentiation factor 9-like, translated as MFISVVISCFRATMFLLLVSSGCPPPLPCSAGHTDALHSISELSQYTSGSIFSPLLKALSEHGGSRWNPTSRKKIKPEHKYIKYLTDVYKRTARDHRSLDGGAHYNVVRLIKPQEQCLAKSGKEMYKLDLSYSLDQVREKEQLVKATLLYSSDRADSVCYLSIKEQEHSNKCPLCAGIHRAVNFSAGAHDSGRGHWVEVDVTFFLQPLSKVPKQNVQLLIDVVCSEEQLAVDVGHKGSLEFTVDPPLLLYLHDDSKVSRQVVPSKTLSKQMLFKASQMVRAKRRRKRESSKSKRGDKSFDIHLPELLPSSEFSTSYCDLYDFRVRFSQLKLDHWIVFPPKYNPRYCRGICPRTIGFIYGSPVHTMVQNIIYEKLDSSVPRPSCIPSHYSPLSVMIFEEDGSYVYKEFEDMIATRCTCR; from the exons ATGTTTATATCAGTTGTTATTAGTTGTTTTCGCGCTACCATGTTCCTGCTGCTGGTCAGCAGTGGCTGCCCGCCGCCGCTTCCATGCTCTGCTGGCCACACGGACGCGCTGCACTCTATCAGCGAGTTGAGTCAGTACACCTCTGGCAGCATCTTCTCACCGCTGCTCAAAGCGCTGTCCGAACACGGAGGCTCCCGGTGGAACCCGACCTCCAGGAAAAAGATCAAACCCGAGCACAAGTACATCAAGTATTTGACGGATGTTTACAAGAGAACGGCCAGAGATCACAGGAGTTTAGACGGTGGTGCGCACTACAACGTCGTCAGACTGATCAAGCCGCAGGAGCAATGTCTTGCAAAAAGCGGTAAAG AGATGTACAAACTGGACTTGTCCTACAGCCTCGATCAAGTCCGAGAAAAGGAGCAGCTTGTGAAGGCGACCCTGCTATACAGTTCAGACCGCGCGGACTCTGTGTGCTACCTGAGCATCAAGGAGCAGGAGCACTCCAACAAGTGTCCGCTGTGTGCCGGCATCCACCGAGCTGTGAACTTCAGCGCCGGCGCGCACGACTCGGGAAGAGGACACTGGGTGGAAGTTGACGTCACTTTCTTTCTTCAGCCTCTCTCGAAAGTCCCGAAGCAGAACGTACAACTTCTAATCGATGTGGTCTGCAGTGAGGAGCAACTAGCTGTAGATGTCGGCCATAAAGGTTCTTTGGAGTTTACAGTGGACCCTCCTCTGTTGCTTTATCTCCATGACGACAGCAAAGTGTCTCGCCAGGTGGTACCATCCAAGACACTTAGCAAGCAGATGCTCTTCAAGGCCAGTCAAATGGTCCGAGCCAAGAGACGGCGGAAGAGGGAGTCTTCAAAAAGCAAAAGAGGCGATAAAAGTTTCGATATCCACTTGCCGGAGCTTCTTCCCAGCTCTGAATTCTCCACGAGTTACTGTGACTTGTACGATTTCAGAGTACGGTTTAGCCAGCTCAAGCTGGATCACTGGATCGTCTTCCCACCTAAATATAACCCCAGGTACTGTCGAGGCATCTGCCCGAGGACCATCGGCTTCATCTACGGTTCCCCCGTCCACACCATGGTGCAAAACATCATCTACGAGAAGCTCGACTCCTCCGTGCCGAGGCCTTCGTGTATTCCCTCTCATTACAGCCCGCTAAGCGTCATGATCTTTGAAGAGGACGGCTCCTACGTGTACAAGGAGTTTGAAGACATGATCGCGACCAGGTGCACCTGCCGCTAA
- the LOC131110423 gene encoding cytochrome b-c1 complex subunit 8 gives MGRHFGDLARIRHVITYSLSPFEQRAFPNYFSKGIPNVWRRFTASFFKVAPPMILMYVTYTWGNSVHKQSKRKNPADYENDE, from the exons ATGGGCCGCCACTTTGGAGACTTGGCCAGGATCAGACATGTAATCACATACAGTCTGTCCCCATTTGAGCAGAGGGCTTTCCCAAATTATTTCTCCAAAGGAATCCCCAATGTGTGGAGAAGGTTCACTGCATCTTTCTTCAAAGTGGCCCCTC caATGATCCTCATGTACGTGACGTACACGTGGGGCAACAGTGTTCACAAGCAGAGCAAGAGGAAGAATCCTGCCGACTACGAGAATGATGAATAA